A stretch of DNA from Myxococcota bacterium:
TTTTTTCATTGAGCAAACTAGTGCCCAAAGTGAGCGAGCTGGTCATCGAAATTTTCACGGGTCGAACACACCAAATTCGGGCACAACTCGCTGATATCGGACATCCACTGTTGGGTGACAATCTATACGGCGGGCCGAAAACACCGGGCTTTGACCGGCATGCCTTACATGCCGAAGAGCTGTTTTTTAATCATCCCATCACCGGCAAAGCCATGCACTTTCATGTTCCAGCTAATTTTGATATCGCCTTAAAAGCATGCTGAACAAAATCTACCCAAATGCCGGCGCCGCTTTATTCGACTTATTCGATGGTGCTAGCATTATGAGCGGTGGGTTTGGGCTGTCAGGCCTTGCTGAACATGCCATTTCAGCGATTAAAGACTCAGGCAAAAAAGAGCTTACCATTATCAGCAATAATTGCGGCAACCAGCACCAAGGGTTAGCCATTTTGCTTCAAAGCGGGCAAGTTAAAAAAGTAATTTGTTCTTATGTGGGTGGCAATCCAGACCTGGAACAGCAAATGCTGGCCGGTCGATTAGACGTTGAATTAAATCCACAAGGCACTTTTGCAGAACGCATCCGGGCTGGCGGCGCCGGTATTGGCGGGTTTTTCACTCCAACAGGTGTAGGCACTGTCGTTGCCGAGGGCAAAGAACAGCGGCTGTTAGACGGCAGGCAAATGATTTTTGAAAAGGCTCTCAAAGCAGACTATGCGATTATTAGAGCCAAGACAGCTGATGCCTATGGCAATCTCCGATTTTATCGTACCTCCAGGAACTTTTCTCCCATCATGGCCATGGCAGCTAGTATTTGCGTTGTAGAAGCTGAGGAGATTGTGCCGGTCGGTACTTTAGATCCCGATGATATCCACTTGCCTGGGATTTTCGTCAAAAGGCTATTTGAAGCCAAAGACCATCAAAATGTAATCGAGCACAGGATGGTATCGTGAAGTGCGGTATTTACGCACTTGGGCGTGCCGGCAGAGCAATGAAGTTCTCATTACAAAGTTTAAATCCAAACGAATCGGATTTTCAGCTTGCCTCCCCAGCAGACATTCTATTTTTAAGTGTGCCAGATGATGCCATCAAGGCGGTTGCAAACGAGCTTAGCGTTGAAATGCCAGCCATGGTGGTCCATCTTTCGGGGGCCCACTCTTATAAAATCCTAGCGGACTTAGAAAGCAAAACTGCTATCGCTCAATTTCATCCTTTGGCAGCACTAAACGGTGATGGCCCGATACCTGCGGGCAGCCTATGCACCATATCCGCCAGTCAGGCATGGGCAGAGGAAGCTTTGAAGAAGCTTGCCTTAGCGCTGGATTTAATTCCAGTTTCGGTAAACCCGGACAAAGCAGTTCACTATCATGCTGCCGCCGTGCTCACGGGTAATCTGAGCCTAGGGCTGGTATCTAAATCCATCGATTTGATGTTGGAAACAGGCATCGATGAGGCCTCCGCTCGCAGAGGGCTCGCAACCTTGC
This window harbors:
- a CDS encoding DUF2520 domain-containing protein; its protein translation is MKFSLQSLNPNESDFQLASPADILFLSVPDDAIKAVANELSVEMPAMVVHLSGAHSYKILADLESKTAIAQFHPLAALNGDGPIPAGSLCTISASQAWAEEALKKLALALDLIPVSVNPDKAVHYHAAAVLTGNLSLGLVSKSIDLMLETGIDEASARRGLATLLQSVANNLQRHEIKNALTGPIARGDTKVIQSHLEVLEPELKQVYKTLSHWLGFPESPDV
- a CDS encoding CoA transferase subunit A — encoded protein: MNKIYPNAGAALFDLFDGASIMSGGFGLSGLAEHAISAIKDSGKKELTIISNNCGNQHQGLAILLQSGQVKKVICSYVGGNPDLEQQMLAGRLDVELNPQGTFAERIRAGGAGIGGFFTPTGVGTVVAEGKEQRLLDGRQMIFEKALKADYAIIRAKTADAYGNLRFYRTSRNFSPIMAMAASICVVEAEEIVPVGTLDPDDIHLPGIFVKRLFEAKDHQNVIEHRMVS